The following coding sequences are from one Leguminivora glycinivorella isolate SPB_JAAS2020 chromosome 7, LegGlyc_1.1, whole genome shotgun sequence window:
- the LOC125228084 gene encoding E3 ubiquitin-protein ligase RNF185-like produces MAETSEAQASASAPGGDAGGDDEKRDERMLECNICLDTARDAVVSMCGHLFCWPCLHQWLETRPSRQVCPVCKAAISRDKVIPLYGRGNTKQEDPRNKVPPRPAGQRTEPENNSGFPGFGFGEGFHMSFGIGAFPFGVFTSTFNFGDPRPSAAPRGTAQYEEEQFLSKIFLWVAILFVLWLIFA; encoded by the exons ATGGCGGAGACGAGCGAGGCGCAGGCGAGCGCGTCGGCGCCGGGCGGCGACGCGGGCGGAGACGACGAGAAGCGGGACGAGCGGATGCTGGAGTGCAACATTTGCCTGGACACCGCGCGGGATGCCGTCGTCTCCATGTGTGGACATCTCTTCTG CTGGCCATGCCTCCACCAGTGGCTGGAAACTCGGCCGAGCCGACAAGTGTGCCCCGTATGCAAGGCAGCCATCAGCAGAGACAAGGTTATCCCACTCTACGGCCGAGGAAACACCAAACAGGAAGACCCCAGGAACAAG GTGCCACCGCGGCCCGCGGGGCAGCGCACGGAGCCCGAGAACAACAGCGGCTTCCCGGGCTTCGGATTCGGCGAGGGCTTTCATATGTCCTTCGGCATCGGCGCTTTCCCGTTCGGCGTGTTCACATCGACGTTCAACTTCGGTGACCCGAGGCCTAGCGCAG CCCCCCGCGGCACGGCCCAATACGAGGAGGAGCAGTTCCTCTCGAAGATATTCCTGTGGGTGGCCATCCTCTTCGTGCTGTGGCTGATCTTCGCCTGA